In Flavobacterium sp. N1736, the following are encoded in one genomic region:
- a CDS encoding ligase-associated DNA damage response exonuclease: MKIPLLAFNDKGIYCQQADVYLDPWQPVKNAIITHGHSDHARWGHQNYITHHTNIPIIRHRLGDINVTGKDWNETFVINNVKFSFHPAGHIIGSAQIRVEHKGEVWVFTGDYKTEDDGISVPYEVVKCHTFITECTFGLPAFNWTPQAEVITEINNWWAENKAEGKTSILFGYSLGKAQRLLKYLDTDLGTIYTHGAIENMTNVVRPLIDLPPTKLVTYETKKEDLLGNIVLAPPSAHGSTWIRKMTPFVTGSASGWMAFRGARRRRAIDKGFVLSDHCDWYSLLDSIKATGAEKVICTHGYTDIFSKYLRELGYDARTEKTQYEGETSEMEKEVETEKEV, translated from the coding sequence ATGAAAATCCCCCTTTTAGCTTTTAACGATAAAGGAATTTACTGCCAGCAGGCCGATGTTTATCTCGATCCGTGGCAGCCTGTAAAAAATGCTATTATTACACATGGACATTCTGATCATGCACGTTGGGGACACCAAAATTATATTACACATCATACCAATATTCCCATTATCCGTCATCGTTTAGGAGACATAAACGTAACGGGAAAAGACTGGAACGAAACCTTTGTAATCAACAATGTAAAATTCTCGTTTCATCCCGCCGGACATATTATTGGAAGTGCTCAAATTAGGGTAGAACACAAAGGAGAAGTCTGGGTTTTTACCGGCGATTATAAAACAGAAGACGACGGTATTTCGGTTCCGTATGAAGTAGTAAAATGCCATACTTTTATAACCGAATGTACTTTTGGATTACCGGCTTTTAATTGGACTCCACAAGCTGAGGTAATTACAGAAATCAATAATTGGTGGGCAGAGAATAAGGCAGAAGGAAAAACTTCAATTTTGTTTGGTTATTCTTTAGGAAAAGCACAACGGCTTTTAAAATACTTAGATACAGATCTGGGAACGATTTATACACACGGCGCCATCGAAAATATGACCAATGTGGTTCGTCCGTTAATTGATCTTCCGCCAACAAAATTGGTGACTTACGAAACCAAAAAAGAAGATTTATTAGGAAATATTGTTCTCGCACCGCCAAGCGCGCACGGAAGTACATGGATCAGAAAAATGACGCCATTTGTTACCGGTTCTGCAAGTGGCTGGATGGCTTTTCGCGGAGCAAGACGCAGACGCGCCATTGATAAAGGTTTTGTTTTAAGCGATCATTGCGATTGGTATTCTCTATTAGACAGTATTAAAGCGACAGGAGCAGAAAAAGTAATCTGCACACACGGTTATACCGATATTTTCTCTAAATATTTAAGAGAATTGGGTTATGATGCCAGAACCGAAAAAACGCAATACGAAGGTGAAACTTCAGAAATGGAAAAGGAAGTTGAAACAGAGAAAGAAGTGTAA
- a CDS encoding ATP-dependent DNA ligase: MKNFAQLIKVLDSSNKTNVKVDALTMYFKNASPEDKVWTIAILSHRRPPRPVNTTLLRNWANELANIPLWLFEESYHIVGDLAETIALIIPTTKEHSDKSLTEYLQEIIALKKKSDPDKKEYLQQNWLALNYYERFVFTKLITGSFRIGVSQKLMTRALSKAEDVDEDALAYKLMGNWDPNTITFQELILDEKNSDYLSKPYPFYLAYPIEGEVDSLGNPEDWSIEHKWDGIRSQTIIRENEIYVWSRGEELVTDKYPEFKSFVGLIPDGTVIDAEILAFPEGEIGTFNDLQTRIGRKTISASLLEKVPVILKAYDILEWESQDIRHLPYAERRLLLEQLYDSIKDKTRYFQLSERVLLHSWEDVTNERMRAREMKSEGLMLKRNNSAYLVGRKKGDWWKWKIEPLVIDAVLTYAMRGHGRRSNLFTDYTFALWQTNDNGEKELVTFAKAYSGLTDAEFRKVDDFIKKNTLERFGPVRSVTPQLVFEIGFEGIALSKRHKSGIATRFPRILRWRHDKKIDEANSIEDLKSMIS; this comes from the coding sequence ATGAAGAATTTCGCCCAACTTATAAAAGTTCTTGACAGTTCGAACAAAACGAATGTAAAAGTCGACGCGTTAACAATGTATTTTAAAAATGCATCGCCGGAAGATAAAGTCTGGACAATCGCGATACTTTCACATCGACGTCCGCCAAGACCTGTAAATACTACTTTGTTGCGTAATTGGGCAAATGAACTGGCAAATATTCCGTTATGGCTTTTTGAAGAAAGTTACCATATCGTGGGCGATTTGGCCGAAACAATCGCCTTGATAATCCCAACCACAAAAGAACATTCAGATAAGAGTTTAACTGAATATCTACAGGAAATTATCGCCTTAAAAAAGAAATCAGATCCTGATAAAAAAGAATATTTACAGCAAAACTGGCTGGCATTAAATTATTACGAACGGTTTGTTTTTACCAAATTAATTACCGGAAGTTTTAGAATCGGCGTAAGCCAAAAATTAATGACCAGAGCACTTTCTAAAGCCGAAGATGTTGATGAAGATGCTTTGGCGTATAAATTAATGGGAAATTGGGATCCAAATACAATCACTTTTCAGGAATTGATTCTGGACGAAAAAAACAGCGATTATCTATCAAAACCATATCCGTTTTATTTGGCGTATCCAATTGAAGGTGAAGTTGATAGTTTAGGAAATCCCGAAGATTGGTCGATAGAACATAAATGGGATGGAATTCGGTCGCAAACCATTATCCGTGAAAACGAAATTTATGTATGGTCAAGAGGCGAGGAGTTAGTAACCGATAAATATCCGGAGTTTAAATCTTTCGTTGGTTTGATTCCGGATGGAACCGTAATTGATGCCGAAATTTTAGCATTTCCGGAAGGCGAAATTGGAACTTTTAATGATTTACAAACCAGAATTGGGCGCAAAACCATTTCAGCAAGTTTACTGGAGAAAGTTCCCGTAATATTAAAAGCATATGATATTTTAGAATGGGAAAGTCAGGATATTCGCCATTTGCCGTATGCAGAACGAAGATTATTATTAGAACAATTATACGATTCCATAAAAGATAAAACGCGTTATTTTCAATTATCAGAAAGAGTATTGCTCCATTCCTGGGAAGATGTTACGAACGAAAGAATGCGTGCCCGCGAAATGAAAAGCGAAGGTTTGATGTTAAAACGCAATAATTCTGCCTATTTGGTAGGAAGAAAAAAAGGCGATTGGTGGAAATGGAAAATTGAACCTTTGGTAATTGATGCCGTTTTAACCTACGCCATGCGAGGTCACGGACGAAGATCAAATTTATTTACCGATTATACTTTTGCACTTTGGCAGACAAATGACAACGGCGAAAAAGAATTAGTCACATTCGCAAAAGCCTATTCCGGTTTAACCGATGCTGAATTTAGAAAAGTGGATGATTTTATAAAGAAAAACACATTAGAACGATTTGGTCCCGTTCGAAGTGTAACGCCACAATTGGTTTTTGAAATTGGCTTTGAAGGAATTGCGCTTTCAAAAAGACACAAAAGCGGCATTGCAACCCGATTTCCAAGAATTTTAAGATGGAGGCATGACAAAAAAATCGACGAGGCAAATTCGATTGAAGACTTAAAAAGCATGATTTCTTAA
- a CDS encoding ligase-associated DNA damage response DEXH box helicase, translating to MNRDELYTIAENWFQDQGWKVFPFQTQTWTAFLQGKNGLLNAPTGSGKTYALWFPIVLDYMKKNPDFKNKHKPGLKAIWITPLRALSVEIKQAAERIVEDLDLPLTVGIRSGDTSQSERTKQSKKMPDLLITTPESLQLLLASKEFAKTFANCSAIIVDEWHELLGTKRGVQMELALSRLKTVAPKMRIWGISATIGNLELAQQVLLGLDSEAYKNSVLIKANINKKIKVLSILPEKMDSYPWRGHMGLHLIDEVAKIIRKSKTTLIFTNVRSACEMWYQAILEKYPEFAGEMAMHHGSISREIRQWVENAIRNEELKVVVCTSSLDLGVDFAPVETIIQIGGPKGVARFLQRAGRSGHQPGKESVIYFLATHAIELIEASALKKAAERTIVEDRIPYLNSWDVLVQYLNTLAVSDGFFPDEIFEEVRKTFCYQNITKENWNWILNFITNGSQSLQAYDEYKKVEVEEDGRFKINSRLIAMHHRMQIGTIIGDAALNVKFLSGGFIGTIEEWFASKLKPGDVFTFAGKKLELFRVKNMQVLVRKADPKKTSKTVSWMGGRMALSVQMSELLREELYAANTENLTPELKALKPIFDRQRKESIVPDNNEFLIETFKTREGFHAVFYPFEGRFVHEALASILSYRISLLSPITFSLAYNDYGFELLSDQEIDMQAVFDNDLLSSEYVHHDLQKSLNSTEMARRKFRDIAIIAGLVFTGMPGKPIKTKHLQSGSQLLFEVFRDYEPDNLLLQQAFIETFEHQLEEGRLIQALERINRQTIVWKRCNKPTPFSFPIITDRLREKLSSETLQERIKKMTASYMK from the coding sequence ATGAACAGAGACGAACTATATACAATTGCAGAAAATTGGTTTCAGGATCAGGGCTGGAAAGTTTTTCCGTTTCAAACCCAAACCTGGACAGCATTTTTGCAGGGAAAAAATGGTTTATTAAACGCTCCAACCGGAAGCGGAAAAACGTATGCATTATGGTTTCCGATAGTTCTGGATTACATGAAGAAAAATCCTGATTTTAAAAACAAGCATAAACCGGGATTAAAAGCAATCTGGATTACGCCTTTGCGGGCACTTTCGGTAGAAATAAAACAAGCTGCCGAGAGAATTGTCGAGGATTTAGATTTGCCATTGACCGTAGGAATCCGTTCCGGCGATACTTCTCAAAGTGAAAGAACAAAGCAAAGTAAAAAAATGCCGGATTTGCTTATAACAACTCCCGAAAGTTTACAATTGCTTTTAGCATCAAAAGAATTTGCAAAAACTTTTGCCAATTGTTCTGCCATTATTGTCGATGAATGGCATGAATTGTTAGGAACAAAACGCGGTGTTCAAATGGAATTGGCTTTATCGCGATTAAAAACAGTGGCACCTAAAATGCGAATCTGGGGAATTTCGGCGACAATTGGTAATCTTGAATTGGCGCAGCAAGTTTTATTAGGATTAGATTCTGAAGCCTATAAAAACTCTGTTTTGATTAAGGCGAACATCAATAAAAAAATAAAAGTGCTTTCGATTTTACCTGAAAAAATGGACAGTTATCCGTGGCGCGGTCATATGGGTTTGCATTTAATTGATGAGGTTGCAAAAATAATCCGCAAAAGCAAAACGACTTTGATTTTTACCAACGTGCGATCAGCCTGCGAAATGTGGTATCAGGCAATTCTCGAAAAATATCCTGAGTTTGCCGGAGAAATGGCGATGCATCACGGAAGTATCAGTAGAGAAATCCGGCAATGGGTTGAAAACGCGATTCGAAATGAAGAATTAAAAGTTGTCGTTTGTACATCAAGTCTGGATTTGGGAGTTGATTTTGCGCCAGTTGAAACCATTATTCAAATTGGCGGTCCAAAAGGTGTCGCAAGATTTTTGCAAAGAGCCGGACGAAGCGGGCATCAACCGGGAAAAGAAAGTGTTATTTATTTTCTCGCCACTCACGCTATAGAATTAATTGAAGCATCGGCACTAAAAAAAGCAGCTGAAAGAACAATTGTAGAAGATCGGATTCCGTATTTGAATAGTTGGGATGTTTTAGTGCAATATTTAAATACACTGGCGGTTTCTGATGGTTTTTTTCCCGATGAAATTTTTGAAGAAGTCAGGAAAACATTTTGTTATCAAAATATAACCAAAGAAAACTGGAATTGGATTCTCAATTTTATCACCAACGGAAGTCAGAGTTTACAAGCGTATGATGAATACAAAAAAGTAGAAGTTGAAGAAGACGGACGTTTTAAAATAAACAGCCGGTTAATTGCAATGCACCACAGAATGCAAATTGGGACTATTATTGGCGACGCTGCTCTTAATGTTAAATTTTTAAGCGGAGGTTTTATCGGAACAATTGAAGAATGGTTTGCGTCTAAATTGAAACCCGGAGATGTTTTTACGTTTGCAGGAAAAAAACTGGAATTGTTTCGGGTTAAAAATATGCAGGTATTGGTTAGAAAAGCAGATCCTAAAAAAACGTCGAAAACAGTAAGCTGGATGGGCGGACGAATGGCGCTGTCTGTACAAATGAGTGAATTGTTGCGCGAAGAATTATATGCCGCAAATACAGAGAATCTAACACCGGAGTTAAAAGCCTTAAAACCCATTTTTGACAGACAGCGCAAAGAAAGTATCGTTCCTGATAATAACGAGTTTTTAATAGAAACATTTAAAACAAGAGAAGGATTTCATGCCGTTTTTTATCCTTTTGAAGGCAGGTTTGTGCATGAAGCTTTGGCGAGTATTTTGTCATATCGCATTAGTTTATTATCTCCAATCACTTTTTCTCTGGCTTATAATGACTACGGTTTTGAACTTCTTTCGGATCAGGAAATTGATATGCAGGCTGTTTTTGATAATGATTTATTATCTTCGGAATATGTGCATCACGATTTACAGAAAAGTTTGAATTCTACCGAAATGGCGCGAAGAAAATTCAGGGATATTGCCATTATTGCAGGTTTGGTTTTTACCGGAATGCCCGGAAAACCAATTAAAACCAAACATTTACAAAGTGGTTCTCAATTGCTTTTTGAGGTTTTTCGAGATTATGAACCTGATAATTTATTGCTTCAGCAGGCTTTTATAGAAACATTTGAACATCAGTTGGAAGAAGGACGTTTAATTCAGGCTCTGGAAAGAATTAACAGACAAACGATTGTATGGAAAAGATGCAATAAACCAACACCATTTAGCTTTCCGATAATTACAGATCGACTCAGGGAAAAATTATCTAGTGAAACTTTACAAGAAAGAATTAAAAAAATGACAGCCAGTTACATGAAATAA
- the pdeM gene encoding ligase-associated DNA damage response endonuclease PdeM — protein MKIIINNQDFILHKSGAVFWEKEKMLLISDVHLGKVAHFRKHGMAIPNDAIFENFTRLKAVLDLFNPKTIVFLGDLFHSKINNEWDLFVEWTKQYSQKIILVEGNHDIISKEYYADLNIEIYTELEIDSFLLTHHPTEKEGFFNFCGHIHPAIKLKGLGRQFLSLPCFFLKPNQLIFPAFGEFTGNSYLIPSENDKVYAITKEGIIEVAIN, from the coding sequence ATGAAAATAATAATAAACAATCAGGATTTTATTCTGCATAAATCCGGTGCGGTTTTTTGGGAGAAAGAAAAAATGCTTTTAATTTCTGATGTACATTTAGGGAAAGTAGCGCATTTTAGAAAACACGGAATGGCGATTCCAAACGATGCTATTTTTGAAAATTTTACACGCTTAAAAGCCGTTTTAGACTTATTTAATCCAAAGACAATTGTTTTTTTGGGCGATTTGTTTCACAGTAAAATCAATAACGAATGGGATTTATTTGTAGAATGGACCAAACAATATTCGCAGAAAATAATATTGGTTGAAGGCAATCATGATATTATTTCAAAAGAATATTATGCAGATTTAAATATCGAAATTTATACAGAATTAGAAATAGACAGTTTTCTATTAACACATCATCCAACAGAAAAAGAAGGTTTTTTTAATTTTTGCGGACATATTCATCCTGCCATAAAATTAAAAGGATTGGGAAGACAATTTTTAAGTTTGCCTTGCTTTTTTTTAAAGCCAAATCAATTAATTTTTCCGGCTTTTGGAGAATTTACGGGGAATTCATATCTAATTCCATCAGAAAATGACAAAGTCTATGCTATTACAAAAGAAGGAATTATTGAAGTTGCAATAAATTAA
- the apaG gene encoding Co2+/Mg2+ efflux protein ApaG, whose translation MVSQITRGIKISVLTSFEGTYFKNYKIHFAFSYVITIENHSKDSVQLTSRHWDIFDSLNDIEVVDGEGVIGKKPVLKPGENHTYSSGCLLSSPYGAMKGHFNMINFTTTKTFKVIVPTFRMCAPFALN comes from the coding sequence ATGGTTTCTCAGATTACAAGAGGCATAAAAATTTCTGTTTTAACTAGTTTTGAAGGTACTTACTTCAAGAACTACAAGATTCATTTTGCCTTTAGTTATGTAATTACAATCGAAAATCACAGTAAAGATTCTGTTCAGTTAACATCTCGTCACTGGGATATTTTTGACTCCTTAAACGACATTGAAGTTGTTGACGGTGAAGGTGTTATTGGAAAAAAACCTGTTTTAAAACCAGGCGAAAATCACACGTATAGTTCAGGTTGTTTGCTTTCATCTCCTTACGGAGCAATGAAAGGTCATTTTAATATGATCAATTTTACAACTACAAAAACATTCAAAGTAATTGTTCCTACTTTTAGAATGTGCGCTCCTTTTGCATTAAATTAA
- a CDS encoding DUF5103 domain-containing protein, producing MPKFLFQNLLLFFIFASATAQEVQTEVIPAYNIKTVSFVQNGNNVVPIFELGSTFELQFDDLFGNEANYYFDITHCDYNWKPTDIPKTDFLRGFDNQRITDYSNSFNTLQVYSHYRLAFPNQFTTQLRLSGNYIIKILNEDKEVVFSRKFILYEEQSTVAAQVKRSRNLSNIDYMQNLEFTILSNDIAFQTPLQNVRVLLLQNGDFNTSIKNIPPQYTIGNQLVYKYGQETLFWAGNEFLYFENKDIRAASNNVGKVGSNNDIYNSYLYTNLARGNQIYTNYEDVNGNFVVKNINGSNNEIEADYAWVYFTLSAPAFRLNKDIYITGMFNNYSLSPENKMDYNTDKAVYEKAIMIKQGFTNFEYKVADKKGTVDYENAIDGNFYQTENEYTILVYYKQSSDRYERVIGKGNANSINITN from the coding sequence ATGCCAAAATTTTTGTTTCAGAACCTTCTTTTGTTTTTCATTTTTGCTTCGGCGACAGCCCAGGAAGTACAAACCGAAGTTATTCCTGCTTATAATATCAAAACTGTTTCGTTTGTTCAAAACGGAAATAATGTTGTGCCAATATTCGAATTAGGTTCTACATTTGAACTGCAATTTGATGATTTATTTGGCAATGAAGCCAATTATTATTTTGATATTACGCATTGCGATTATAACTGGAAACCAACCGATATTCCGAAAACAGATTTTCTTCGTGGTTTTGACAATCAAAGAATTACAGATTACTCCAATTCTTTTAATACGCTTCAGGTGTATTCTCATTACCGACTTGCTTTTCCGAATCAGTTTACAACCCAATTGCGACTTTCAGGAAATTATATTATAAAAATCCTGAATGAGGATAAAGAAGTCGTTTTTTCCAGAAAATTTATTTTATATGAAGAACAGTCGACTGTTGCGGCTCAGGTAAAAAGAAGCCGTAACCTCAGCAATATCGATTATATGCAAAATCTAGAGTTTACGATACTTTCAAATGATATTGCTTTTCAAACGCCTTTGCAAAATGTGAGAGTCCTTTTATTGCAAAACGGAGATTTTAACACGAGCATTAAAAATATTCCGCCTCAATATACGATTGGTAATCAATTGGTTTATAAATATGGGCAGGAAACGCTTTTTTGGGCTGGAAATGAATTTTTATATTTTGAAAATAAAGACATTCGCGCCGCCAGTAATAATGTGGGAAAAGTGGGTTCTAATAATGATATTTACAATTCTTATTTATACACCAATCTGGCAAGAGGAAATCAAATTTATACCAATTATGAAGATGTAAACGGAAATTTTGTTGTTAAGAATATCAACGGCTCCAACAATGAAATCGAAGCCGATTATGCCTGGGTTTACTTTACGCTTTCTGCTCCTGCTTTCAGGTTAAACAAAGACATTTATATTACCGGAATGTTCAATAATTACAGCCTGTCACCAGAAAACAAAATGGATTATAATACAGATAAAGCGGTGTACGAAAAAGCAATAATGATCAAGCAGGGTTTTACTAATTTTGAGTATAAAGTGGCAGACAAAAAAGGTACTGTTGATTATGAAAATGCGATTGACGGCAACTTCTATCAAACCGAAAATGAATACACAATATTGGTCTATTACAAACAAAGTTCTGATCGATATGAAAGAGTTATTGGAAAAGGAAATGCTAACTCGATCAATATCACCAATTAA
- a CDS encoding DEAD/DEAH box helicase has protein sequence MERSKSFQFCFDISFEKNLNVYIPTAYIVEDTDEIKYLNKKASADVLSGFGIVFENLDSNTKKILTACESLKPDFIFKKFSAKIKSAKTIADLQKDSKIDFAIRQHLQLNLSAFYSLIVEDQFPLSINLGVEKDFYHSRVHTNPLYFVPQIQFDKHSEGITYTLSLKENETTFLPMNSSVDMLLDEPGWLIIDKKLGQLKDLNAKKLSPFLTKKSIEIPSKLVDNYFKNFIPEIAKKIDIQATGFEIELRDTIIFCTIQPVYDFFKNCYYLNLFFDYNGYLFDAGKTKKTHSFVDFSIINEPKIIQFKRSADETLYTDKLIEIGLIKIKNELFGLNSDTEVNDPYINIQFIIDRKEELESLGFTIQNLKLESKEIITQNHSVLTSKETTGDWFDIKIIITIDDFSINFSEIIPNIKSKERLFLLPDGNYFLIPLEWLSKYSSLAKLAKTENGNLLLRKSNFAALDAIPEIKNDAEPIYNAEYSASDLLKATLRPYQIDGVKWLLGHFNSNLGACLADDMGLGKTLQTLAVLVAVQEQLGFTTKTSNFDLFQNETTVEREPLKTLIVLPSSLVFNWYNEASKFTPHFSKVQYVGNDRKLLASRLESSDLIFTSYSIVHRDISILEKCNFRYLILDESQYIKNKNSKIFKAINKISTAHKIALSGTPIENSLDDLWSQMQFINPDILGSYTFFAENFKIPIEKKQDENSLSELKNLIQPYILRRTKEQVLKDLPELSEQIYYCNMDPEQEKLYEEEKSKARNFLLKTDGSGPDKISIINTLMKLRQLSNHPKMVDQDSEIDSGKYIAVTNYLENLVKGKQKTIIFSSFVTNLNFYTSWCKENKIAFCEITGETPAAKREQQVKLFQEKEQPLLFFISLKAGGVGLNITKASYVLFLDPWWNPFAEKQGVGRAHRIGQLNKVNVIRFISKNTVEEKIIKLQENKKLLSDSLLEESYINDEIEVNLDYILSS, from the coding sequence TTGGAACGTTCAAAATCATTTCAGTTTTGTTTTGACATCAGTTTTGAAAAAAACCTGAATGTTTATATCCCAACAGCCTATATCGTTGAGGATACCGATGAAATCAAGTATTTAAATAAAAAAGCAAGTGCCGATGTGCTTTCAGGTTTTGGAATTGTATTTGAAAATTTAGATTCCAATACAAAAAAAATACTGACAGCCTGCGAATCATTAAAGCCTGACTTTATATTTAAAAAGTTTAGCGCCAAAATTAAATCGGCAAAAACAATTGCTGATTTACAAAAAGATTCCAAAATTGATTTTGCAATTCGTCAGCATTTGCAGCTAAATTTAAGTGCCTTTTACAGTTTAATTGTTGAAGACCAATTTCCGTTATCGATTAATCTGGGCGTTGAAAAAGATTTTTATCATTCCAGAGTTCATACAAATCCGTTGTATTTTGTACCTCAAATTCAATTTGACAAGCATTCTGAAGGAATTACCTATACGTTGTCTCTAAAAGAAAACGAAACTACATTTTTACCCATGAACAGCAGCGTTGACATGCTGTTAGATGAACCGGGCTGGTTAATTATAGATAAAAAATTAGGACAGCTAAAAGATTTGAATGCTAAAAAACTTTCGCCTTTTTTAACCAAAAAATCAATCGAAATACCTTCGAAATTAGTTGATAATTATTTTAAAAATTTCATTCCTGAAATAGCCAAAAAAATAGATATTCAGGCAACTGGTTTTGAAATTGAACTTCGTGATACCATTATTTTCTGCACGATTCAGCCTGTTTATGATTTCTTCAAAAACTGTTATTACCTTAATCTGTTTTTTGATTATAATGGTTATTTATTTGATGCCGGTAAAACTAAAAAAACACATTCGTTTGTTGATTTTAGCATTATCAATGAGCCTAAAATAATTCAGTTTAAACGAAGTGCTGATGAAACTTTATATACAGATAAATTAATTGAAATTGGTTTAATAAAAATCAAAAACGAATTATTCGGATTGAATTCTGATACGGAAGTTAACGATCCTTACATTAATATTCAGTTTATTATTGATCGTAAAGAAGAGCTGGAAAGTTTAGGATTTACGATTCAGAATTTAAAACTGGAAAGCAAAGAAATCATTACACAAAACCATAGTGTTTTGACTTCAAAAGAAACAACAGGAGATTGGTTTGATATCAAAATCATCATTACTATTGACGATTTCAGTATTAATTTCAGCGAAATTATTCCAAACATAAAAAGCAAGGAAAGACTCTTTTTACTGCCTGACGGAAATTATTTTTTGATTCCTTTAGAATGGCTGAGCAAATATAGTTCGCTTGCAAAACTGGCGAAAACAGAAAACGGAAATCTGCTTTTACGCAAAAGTAATTTTGCTGCTTTAGATGCGATTCCGGAAATCAAAAATGATGCTGAACCAATTTACAATGCTGAATATAGTGCTTCTGATTTACTAAAAGCAACTTTAAGACCTTATCAAATTGACGGTGTAAAATGGCTTTTAGGTCACTTTAATTCAAATTTAGGTGCTTGTCTTGCCGATGATATGGGACTTGGTAAGACATTGCAGACTTTAGCTGTTTTGGTTGCTGTTCAGGAACAATTAGGTTTTACAACAAAAACCTCGAATTTTGATTTGTTTCAAAATGAAACTACTGTTGAAAGAGAACCTTTAAAAACGCTGATTGTTTTGCCGTCTTCACTGGTTTTTAACTGGTATAACGAAGCTTCAAAATTTACTCCGCATTTTTCGAAAGTGCAATATGTTGGTAACGACAGAAAGTTATTAGCAAGCAGATTAGAATCATCAGATTTAATTTTTACGAGCTACAGCATTGTTCATCGTGATATTTCAATTTTAGAAAAATGCAATTTCCGCTATTTAATTTTAGACGAAAGTCAATACATTAAAAACAAAAATTCTAAAATTTTTAAAGCGATTAATAAAATAAGTACGGCTCATAAAATCGCTTTAAGCGGAACGCCTATCGAAAATTCACTGGACGATTTATGGTCGCAAATGCAATTTATAAATCCGGATATTTTGGGAAGTTATACTTTTTTTGCAGAGAATTTTAAAATTCCGATTGAGAAAAAGCAGGATGAAAATAGTTTATCTGAATTAAAAAATCTTATTCAGCCTTATATTTTAAGAAGAACCAAAGAACAGGTTTTAAAAGATTTACCGGAATTATCAGAGCAGATTTATTATTGCAATATGGATCCTGAACAGGAAAAACTTTATGAAGAAGAAAAATCAAAAGCTCGTAATTTTTTACTAAAAACTGATGGATCTGGTCCTGATAAAATTAGCATTATCAACACTTTGATGAAGCTAAGACAATTGAGTAATCATCCAAAAATGGTCGATCAGGATTCTGAAATTGATTCCGGAAAATATATTGCAGTCACAAATTATCTTGAAAATTTAGTAAAAGGAAAACAAAAAACGATCATTTTTAGCTCGTTTGTTACCAATTTGAATTTTTATACTTCCTGGTGTAAGGAAAATAAAATAGCTTTTTGTGAAATTACAGGTGAAACTCCTGCTGCAAAAAGAGAACAGCAAGTAAAACTTTTTCAGGAAAAAGAACAACCTTTGTTATTTTTTATTTCGCTTAAAGCGGGCGGCGTTGGTTTAAACATCACCAAGGCTTCGTACGTTTTGTTTTTAGATCCGTGGTGGAATCCTTTTGCAGAAAAACAAGGAGTTGGAAGGGCACATCGAATTGGGCAATTAAATAAAGTAAATGTTATTCGTTTTATTTCTAAAAATACGGTTGAAGAAAAAATAATTAAACTGCAGGAAAATAAAAAGCTTCTGTCTGATTCACTTTTAGAGGAAAGTTATATCAACGACGAAATAGAAGTAAATTTAGATTACATTTTGAGTTCCTAA